Below is a genomic region from Leptotrichia shahii.
TTATCCAAGCTAGAAATGAAACTTTCGTAGCTATTTCAAATGCAATTATTTTTGCATTCTTATTGTGCTTATAAAGATTCATTTTAAATAATTTTATTAATAAATTCATAACTATCAAAATAAAAAATATAAAACCTAAAATTCCAAAATCCAGTAAATATTGTAAATATGAATTATGCGAAGCTATGTAATGCTGGATACGCAGTTTATTTCCAGTAAGAAAATATTTATAAACATAGTCACTGACTCCTGTTTTTTTATAATAATCCAAATTAAATTGTTTTCTTTCTTCTGCTTTCCAGCCATATAGAGGCTTTTGTTTAAAGGCTTCGACTCCAGTCTTCCAGAAGATTACTCTTAAATTGCTCGAAGGATCATTTTTATATTTGACTATATATTGAATTCTATTTGATATTGAAACTGGCAACATGAAATAACCTGCAAAACACATCAAAATAGCCATTAACATATATCTTTTTCTTTTTTTATACATAATGTATAAAATGGTAGGAATTAAACAGATATAGACCATTTTTGATCTATTTACAACAACTATAAACAAAACTAGCATTGACATTATAGCCAAATAAATTTTTATTATTTTGTTTTTTTTATTATCATCATTTTTATAAAATAATAAAAAAGATAACAAATATAAAAATATTATACACATAATATTTGCAAAATCCTGAACAGTTAAAATAGCAGTAACCCTCGGATAATCGAACCCTACAGGATGTGCCCATTCATTATAATTTTTTATAAAATTAAAAATTGCTAAAATCAAAATTATTGTTCCGCCACATAAAAATGACTTTAAAAAATCAAAAATTCTTTTATCATCATTTATAAAATACGCTAATGGGAAAAAAATCAGATATCTTAAATTATAATTATCAAGTCGTGATCCTATTCCGCCATCAAATGCCGCTATTAAAAATGACATAACTACAAATGAAACTAATACTATTGAAAATTTTACATCTATTTTAGAAAAAAAATCCTTCCGATTCTTTTTAAAAAACATTGAAACTACAAATGTTAATAACAGTAACGGAATCACAACATTATTCTCAAATTTTTCAGATAAAAATAAAGAAACTCCAGTTAATAAACAAAAAATAACCCCCACCTTGTCTATAATTAAGTTTATTTTTTCATTATTCATATTTTTTTTCTCCTTAACATAATATATTTATTGGTAATTTAGACCTGTTCGACAACCTAAGTTTTTTATTTCAACGAGGAGTCAATACCTCTCGCTTTAGAACATTTGTTTTATTAAATTCTAAAATACATATAATTTGCAAACAAGTCTTTTATAAAAATTTATAAATTCCAATAAATACGGCACTTTTATATTTTATTTTTCTTAATCTTTCCACTCTTATACAAGGAATATTTCTTTTTATTACTATAAAATACTATTATTTCTTAATTTATATATCTTTTGTTTATTTTGATCATAAATTACAATATCAATTGCAACCCATTAAATATGTTTTATAATTTCATCATAAACTCTATCCACATCAATTAAAGGAATTCCCTTATAATAATCCTTCCTATACTTATGCTGTCTTTCAGGAATTTTCACAATATTATTCTCATAAAACTCATTATCCTCAATAACATTGCTTTTTTCAGTCCAAGGAAAAAAACCCAATGAACGTTTCCCAGGTCCAAAAATTCCGATTATAAACGGTTTTTCAAATCCACTGGCAATATGGATTGGAGAACTGTCATTTCCTACAACAATATCAGCCCTTGAAATCAATGCTCCAAATTCTACAAGATTAATTTTCCCACGGAAATCAATAACATTTTTATCATTTTCAAAATTTAAAGGAAGTTCCTTTTCCACTTTTGAGCCAGTTATCCCAATAAAGTAATTTTTATTTTTTTTCAATCTCTCAATAACTTTGCGATATTTTTCTATTGGCCACATTTTTTCAGCCCTCTGGCTACCTGGTGCAACCAATATCAACTTTTGCCTTTCATTCCCAAAATATCCATGATTTTTTAGAATTTTATCAATTTTAATAAAATTTTCCTTTACAGGATAAATTCTAATTGGAATTTTTTCCCCTTTGTATTCCACCAAATCAAGCAGTCTTTCCACTTCATGCTTTTTCATGTCATAATGAACTTTCTTATTTAGCAAAAACGAGCCTGTTGCCACATCAAATCCAACAATATTCGGAATTTTTGCCAGTTTTGCAAGCAATATCGACTTTATAAATCTATGTGGTATCACGGCATAATCATATTTTTTTTGCTTTAAAATTTTTAATACTCTCAAGAATCCCTTTACTCCCTTATCTTTCCCCTTTTTATCATAAAGCAGTATTTCATTTAAATTAGGATTATTGCTTATTACACTCTGATTTGACGGCAATGTCAAATAATCAATTTCTGATTCAGGATACATATCCTTTAATCTTTGGATCAAAGGCGTAGATAAGACAATATCCCCAATAAATGCTGTATGTATTACCAATATTTTCATTTTTTCTCCTTAACTCTGTATACAGAGTTATTATATCATATTTAGTATTTTTTTATAACTGTTTTTTTATATTTTACAACTTTTCTATTTTATACGATAACATTAAATTTAACCAATAAAAAATAACAAAAAAGACATAGCTTATGATTTAATTCACTAAGTTACGTCTTTTTTAAAATTTTACAATAAAACAAAGATAAATTATTTTAATATTTTGGATTCAAATTTTTTTCCACCATAATATAACATATATTTCTTATCTTGTAATGCTCCTGGATTTACAAATATTATACCATTTTTTTCTGCAAAAAATTCCTTATGCGTATGTCCAAAAACACAAATTTCAGCTTTTTCCAAATGTGCCTTTTTTTCTAGTTCTTCAAGTGTCTGTTTCACATTATACAGATGTCCATGTGTAAGAAATACCTTTTTCCCCATCAAGTCAAATATTCTCATATCTCTCGATTCATAATCATCCATATCAGTATTTCCCTTTACAATAGCAAAAAGTACATCCCTATAAACTAATGACATATCAATTGCATCGGTGCTGTGATCTCCTGCAAAAATTACGATTTCTGGATTTTCCAGCTCCATCACCTGCTGAAAATAATCAAGTCTTCTGTGACTATCCGAACAAATTAATACTTTCATTAAATCTCCTCTCTCCATCTTCCTCTTTTTTTACTCCTAAAATTTTTTTCATACCCAAACTCCTTTAAAATTGAACTAATAAAAATCAAACATTTTAAAAGTTTTATACAAAATGGTTGTAGTTTTTTAGCCTAGTTTTAAAATAGTCTTATTGTATTTTTTAGATTAAAATTTAAATTTTAAAATAATCATTTTCTAAATAATTTATTTCTATAGCAAAATTACCTTGAAACTGTTTTAAATATTATAATTATTCTACTCAATTAAACATTTGTATAATTTAATATTCAAGTTTATGGCATTTTGGATAAATTATATCATACTTTTTAACTTTATACTAATTTTTTCTATTATTTGATCTATATTTAATCATAAGTTTTTTGATAAGTTTTATTTATTATAATCCAGCAGAATTTATAAAAAATATTATTTTTATTATAATTTTCTTTTATAGTAAAATTAAATTAAAACTAAACTTTAAAATTATAATGCTTTTCAAGCACACATTATATTTATGTAGTTTCTTAATATATTTTTAAAGAAAATCGAGCATATTTTTAAAATATAATTTTTTATTTTTTAAATAATATCTTGAAAATATACTCATATTTACAGTAAAACTATTTATAAGTCAAGCAACTATTTTATACAGATCTAATATTATTTAATTATACTAAATTAAATATAAAAAAGAAAGAAATGCGTTTTTTGAATTTAGATACACTCAAACAGCTTTTATAAACTGCTTGAGTAATATCCAATATTATTTGCAGATAAAAAATTTCTTTATTATTTGACTTTTTAAACAATAAAAATCGGTTTTTGAAGATTTTCAAGTATTCTAACTCCAAGTTTACCAGTAATTCTTTCAACCATTACTGTATACCGTAAATCTCCCATTAAAACTAAATCATAATTTTGAGATTCGTTCATAATTGTCTTGAATGTATCTCCTTTTTTATGAATAAGGTTATAGTTTTCTCCAAATCTTTGGGCTAAGCTATTTTCATCATCTTCTTCAACATTTACACGCAATACGTTCATCTTTTGCTCACCAAATATGTAGAAAAAAGTAAATAGCGTCTTATTGGCATTATAAGCCCCGTCATCAAGCAATACCAAATTATCCAATCTGAAATTTTCCACATTTGGTAAAATAATTAGCGGCTTGAATATGCTTCTCAAAATTTCCTTTAATACAGGAGTTACTTTTTCATTTTTTACAAGCACGAGCAAATCATATTTTTTCAATTCTTCCAAAATAATTTCAGAAGTTTCTCCATCCTTTGTGTAAAAATTTGAAATATCAGCTGTCATTTTTTCTTTTATTTTTTTTACAGTTTTTTCTTCAAGCTCCCTGTATTCCTTAAAGGCATAATTTGCTCCGATATTTAATCCCATACCTTCAATGCTCACAGGAAAAACTTCGTACTTTAAGATATCTTTGATATAGATAACATCAATATCAACATCATATTTTTTCTTAAAAATTCCCGCAAAATTAACCAATGGCTGTATTTCATTTTCTGCCGTAACTAAAAATAATGCTTTTTTTTGTAACATTTTAACCACTTCCTTATTATGATAATTTTATTTAACCTATTTATCTTCTTCACTAAAGTCAGGAGCTTCTGTAATTTTTACGACAGATGCAATTTTTTCATTATTTCTGACTTTCATTATTCTAACACCTGTTGCCGAACGGCTTTGCACAGTAATTTCATTAATACTTGTCCTAATTAATGTACCTTCTGAAGTAATAAGCATAATTTCATCATTTTCCCTTACGATTTTTACATCTACAATTTTTCCAGTTTTATCATTAAGTTTTGCATTAATAATTCCTTTTCCTCCACGGGAAGTTAGTCTATATTCTAATAATTTTGTACGTTTTCCATATCCTTCTTCAGTGATTGTAAGAATTCTAATTTGGTCATTATCCATTTTTGAATTAATAATTGCAGCTCCTACTATTTTATCCTTATCCCGTAGCGTTATTCCCCTTACTCCAACTGCTGTTGTTCCCATACTTCTTACATCTTTTTCTGAAAATCTAATGGCAATACCGTTTCTAGTCGCTACAAAAATTTCATCTTCACCACTTCCGCTAGTAAGTCCAACAAACATAACCTCATCTTCATCATTCAATCTGATTGCACGTTTTCCAGCCTTCATAATATTATTAAATAATGTCAATTCAGATTTTTTAACAACTCCGTTCCGTGTTACAAAGAACAAGTTTTTATTGTCTTCAAATTCACGAACTTTTATTATCGTGCTGACTTTCTCATCAGAATCTAGATTTATTATATTTCCAATCAGTTTTCCACGTGCCTGTTTTCCAGTTTCAGGTATTTCGTACACTTTTATGCTGAATACTTTTCCTTTCGTTGTAAAAATAAGCAATGTGTCAAGTGCTCTTGCTATATACATATCTTTTACAACATCATCTTCTACTGTATTTGTAGCATTTACCCCAATTCCACCACGTTTTTGTGAACGATAAGTGTCAATTGCCACACGTTTTACATAGCCTTTTTCAGTAAGTGTTACAACTACTTCCTCATCCTTGATCAAGTCTTCTATGCTAATTTCAGCTCTCGCATTTCTAATTTCAGTTCTACGTTCATCACCAAAATCTTCTTTTAATTTAAGTGCCTCCTCTTTAATTATACCATATATTTTTGAATCATCAGATAAAATTCCCATTAATTTTTCAATTAATAGCATAAGTTCACTATATTCCTGATTAATCTTATCTCTTTCAAGTCCAGTAAGTCTTTGTAATCTCATATCCAATATAGCTTTTGCCTGAATTTCTGAAAATTCAAATTTAGTAATTAATTCAGCCCGTGCAGCATTTGCATCTTTGGAAGCACGTATAATCCTAATTACTTCCTCAATGTTATCAAGTGCTATTTTGAATCCTTCCAAAATATGAGCCCTATTTTTAGCCTTTTTCAATTCAAATTCAGTTCTTCTTGTAATTACTTCAAATCTATGTTCCAGATATTTCTGAAGAACCTGCTTTAAATTTAATACTCTCGGTGCATTGTCAACAAGTGCAAGCATAATCACACCAAATGTATTTTGCAAATCGGTAAATTTGTAAAGACTGTTTAAGATCAATTCACTTTCTTCGCCTTTTTTCAGTTCAATTACAATTCTAATACCATCCCTGTCAGTTTCATCCCGCAAGTCAGATATTCCTGTAATTTTCTTCTGCCTTACTAAATCAGCAATTTTTTCAATAAGTCTAGACTTATTCACTTGATATGGCAATTCTGTTACAATAATCGATTCTTTCCCTGTTTTAGAAGTTTCAATTTCTACACGTCCTGCAACTCTTAACTTTCCACGTCCAGTTTTATAGGCATCGTAAATTCCCTGTTTTCCGTTAATTATACCACCAGTTGGAAAATCTGGTCCTTTTATATAAGTAATCAATTCATCAATTGAAATTTCAGGATTATCAATTAATGCAACAATTCCATCAACTACTTCCCCTAAATTATGTGGCGGAATATTTGTAGCCATTCCAACTGCAATTCCGTTTGCTCCATTTAGTAATAAATTAGGCAGTTTAGCAGGCAGTACAGCTGGCTCATCCAAACTTTCATCAAAGTTCTTTCTGTAATCAATCGTATCCTTTCCAATATCCGCAAGCAGCTCTTCAGTAATTTTGGCCATTCTAGCCTCCGTATACCGCATTGCCGCTGCTTCATCCCCATCAATCGAACCAAAGTTTCCATGTCCATCAATAAGTTCATATCTCATATTAAAGTCCTGTGCCATTCTAACCATAGCACCATAAACCGAAGAATCCCCATGCGGATGGTATTTCCCCAGTACATCCCCGACAATTCTTGCCGATTTCTTAAATGGAGTCTTATGGCTCATTCCCATCTCACTCATGGAAAACAAAATTCTTCTATGCACAGGCTTTAATCCATCACGCACATCAGGCAACGCACGGCTAACAATTACACTCATCGAATAATCCAAATAAGCCGCCTTTATCTCATCCTCAATATAAACATTAGATTCATTTGATAAATCCGTAGCCTTAGGTAATCCTTCCACAATGATTTCCCTATCATCATTTTCATCCATTTCTGTTATCTCTTCTCTTTCATTGTCATCTCTAAAATCGTCTGACATCCTGCACCTCTTTTCTTCTCTTTCTTTACAACAAGTGAACTATTTTAAAATGTTCAATTAAGCTATTTCCTAAATTTTTATTACAAATTAGTAATTGTTTTTCCTTTTTTATACTAACTCTTTTAACATAACTATTTATAATTAAACTAAAAACGTCGGTATTGCAAAGGGGATGGCAACTATTCCCTTTGCTTTTAAGAAAGAAAAAATATAAATATTATAGAAAAAATATCTATTAATAAAAATAACTTTTCTCAATTTTAATTAAAAATTATATATCCAAATTCCTTACGTAATTTGCATTATCCTCTATAAACTTCCTTCTTGGCTCAACCTTATCCCCCATCAGAATATTAAACATTTTATCCGCATAAGATGCATCTTCCATCGACACTTTTAACAATGTTCTCACTTCTGGATCAAGAGTAGTTTCCCAAAGCTGTTCTGGATTCATTTCTCCTAATCCTTTGTAACGTTGAATTGTATACTTTCTTCCATCTTTTTCCAAAACTTTTGTCACTTGCTTTAGCTGGTCATCTGAATAGGCATATCTAATCGCCTTTCCAGCCTGAATTTTGTATAAAGGAGGCTGTGCAATATAAATATAGCCTTCATTAATTAATTCTCTTAAATGTCTATAAAAGAATGTCAGCATTAATGTTCGGATGTGAGCCCCATCAACATCGGCATCTGTCATGATTACGATTTTATGGTATCTTAATTTTTTTATATCCATATCATCACCAAATCCGGCTCCAAAGGCTGTAATCATTGCACGAATTTCGGCATTTTCCAGAGCTTTGTGCACTCCTGATTTTTCCACATTTAATATTTTCCCACGAAGCGGCAATATTGCCTGAAATCTTCTATCTCTTCCCTGTTTTGCAGAACCTCCTGCCGAGTTTCCTTCGACTATGAAAATTTCTGACTCAGATGGATCTTTTGAGGAGCAGTCTGCTAATTTTCCTGGTAATGATCCAACTTCTAGTGTATTTTTTCTAAGTACAAGTTCTCTTGCTTTTTTCGCAGCTTCTCTTGCTCTTTTAGACATTACCATTTTTTCAATGATTTTTTCAGCTGCCTTTGGATGATCCTCCAAATAAAATTTTAAATTTCCTCCAACAATATTTGATACAATCCCTGTAACTTCACTATTTCCAAGTTTTGTTTTTGTTTGCCCTTCAAATTGAGGTTCAGGTATTTTTACGCTTATTACGCAGACTAGCCCTTCTCTTACGTCTGTCCCTTGAAATGTTCCATTTTTATCCTTAATCAAGTTCATCTGCTTTGCAATATCATTAATAGTTCTTGTAAGTGCTGTTCTAAAACCGCTGACATGAGTTCCACCTTCGTGTGTATTTATATTATTTACAAATGAATAAACATTTTC
It encodes:
- a CDS encoding O-antigen ligase family protein; the protein is MNNEKINLIIDKVGVIFCLLTGVSLFLSEKFENNVVIPLLLLTFVVSMFFKKNRKDFFSKIDVKFSIVLVSFVVMSFLIAAFDGGIGSRLDNYNLRYLIFFPLAYFINDDKRIFDFLKSFLCGGTIILILAIFNFIKNYNEWAHPVGFDYPRVTAILTVQDFANIMCIIFLYLLSFLLFYKNDDNKKNKIIKIYLAIMSMLVLFIVVVNRSKMVYICLIPTILYIMYKKRKRYMLMAILMCFAGYFMLPVSISNRIQYIVKYKNDPSSNLRVIFWKTGVEAFKQKPLYGWKAEERKQFNLDYYKKTGVSDYVYKYFLTGNKLRIQHYIASHNSYLQYLLDFGILGFIFFILIVMNLLIKLFKMNLYKHNKNAKIIAFEIATKVSFLAWIIQGMTDDNLNDKHLVITLTVLIFFIDYLYRNIKNQKTLDFENEK
- a CDS encoding glycosyltransferase family 9 protein translates to MKILVIHTAFIGDIVLSTPLIQRLKDMYPESEIDYLTLPSNQSVISNNPNLNEILLYDKKGKDKGVKGFLRVLKILKQKKYDYAVIPHRFIKSILLAKLAKIPNIVGFDVATGSFLLNKKVHYDMKKHEVERLLDLVEYKGEKIPIRIYPVKENFIKIDKILKNHGYFGNERQKLILVAPGSQRAEKMWPIEKYRKVIERLKKNKNYFIGITGSKVEKELPLNFENDKNVIDFRGKINLVEFGALISRADIVVGNDSSPIHIASGFEKPFIIGIFGPGKRSLGFFPWTEKSNVIEDNEFYENNIVKIPERQHKYRKDYYKGIPLIDVDRVYDEIIKHI
- a CDS encoding YfcE family phosphodiesterase, which codes for MKVLICSDSHRRLDYFQQVMELENPEIVIFAGDHSTDAIDMSLVYRDVLFAIVKGNTDMDDYESRDMRIFDLMGKKVFLTHGHLYNVKQTLEELEKKAHLEKAEICVFGHTHKEFFAEKNGIIFVNPGALQDKKYMLYYGGKKFESKILK
- the gyrA gene encoding DNA gyrase subunit A — translated: MSDDFRDDNEREEITEMDENDDREIIVEGLPKATDLSNESNVYIEDEIKAAYLDYSMSVIVSRALPDVRDGLKPVHRRILFSMSEMGMSHKTPFKKSARIVGDVLGKYHPHGDSSVYGAMVRMAQDFNMRYELIDGHGNFGSIDGDEAAAMRYTEARMAKITEELLADIGKDTIDYRKNFDESLDEPAVLPAKLPNLLLNGANGIAVGMATNIPPHNLGEVVDGIVALIDNPEISIDELITYIKGPDFPTGGIINGKQGIYDAYKTGRGKLRVAGRVEIETSKTGKESIIVTELPYQVNKSRLIEKIADLVRQKKITGISDLRDETDRDGIRIVIELKKGEESELILNSLYKFTDLQNTFGVIMLALVDNAPRVLNLKQVLQKYLEHRFEVITRRTEFELKKAKNRAHILEGFKIALDNIEEVIRIIRASKDANAARAELITKFEFSEIQAKAILDMRLQRLTGLERDKINQEYSELMLLIEKLMGILSDDSKIYGIIKEEALKLKEDFGDERRTEIRNARAEISIEDLIKDEEVVVTLTEKGYVKRVAIDTYRSQKRGGIGVNATNTVEDDVVKDMYIARALDTLLIFTTKGKVFSIKVYEIPETGKQARGKLIGNIINLDSDEKVSTIIKVREFEDNKNLFFVTRNGVVKKSELTLFNNIMKAGKRAIRLNDEDEVMFVGLTSGSGEDEIFVATRNGIAIRFSEKDVRSMGTTAVGVRGITLRDKDKIVGAAIINSKMDNDQIRILTITEEGYGKRTKLLEYRLTSRGGKGIINAKLNDKTGKIVDVKIVRENDEIMLITSEGTLIRTSINEITVQSRSATGVRIMKVRNNEKIASVVKITEAPDFSEEDK
- the gyrB gene encoding DNA topoisomerase (ATP-hydrolyzing) subunit B, whose product is MADNYGAEAITVLEGLEAVRKRPGMYIGSTSSRGLHHLVWEIVDNSVDEALAGVCDKITVKILEGNIIEVSDNGRGIPVGMHKTGKSTLEVVLTVLHAGGKFDNDNYKVSGGLHGVGVSVVNALSEWLEATVTRDGKVFRQTYKRGVAITPVEEIGTADEGVHGTVVRFKADDEIFETTVYDYSILESRLKELAYLNKGLKIELLDERKNDDIKTEEFLFEGGIKDFLNEIIDEEKIVDDVIYMADTMQIEEAKEVEAVDEDGNKIMKYKNAKFVEVEIAMNYTTSQRENVYSFVNNINTHEGGTHVSGFRTALTRTINDIAKQMNLIKDKNGTFQGTDVREGLVCVISVKIPEPQFEGQTKTKLGNSEVTGIVSNIVGGNLKFYLEDHPKAAEKIIEKMVMSKRAREAAKKARELVLRKNTLEVGSLPGKLADCSSKDPSESEIFIVEGNSAGGSAKQGRDRRFQAILPLRGKILNVEKSGVHKALENAEIRAMITAFGAGFGDDMDIKKLRYHKIVIMTDADVDGAHIRTLMLTFFYRHLRELINEGYIYIAQPPLYKIQAGKAIRYAYSDDQLKQVTKVLEKDGRKYTIQRYKGLGEMNPEQLWETTLDPEVRTLLKVSMEDASYADKMFNILMGDKVEPRRKFIEDNANYVRNLDI